GAAATAGTGGGTAGTGGATAGTGGGTAGTGGTCAGGGGTCAGCGCCGCAGCGATTTGATGAGCCCGCTCAGCAATTTCCCGATTTCTTCGCAATCGCTCAACAATGCTGTGACGTTCGGCTTGTCCAAAAGATTCAATGCTTCGCACAAAATCAGCAGCGTCTCCAATTCGGCCAGGGAACCCCGCGCGATGCCCAGAAACTGGAGAAACTCCCCTGTGCTCTGTCGCGCCTGCCCCTCGGCGATGTTGGCCGGAATGGACACCGCCGCGCGTCTCATCTGCGATTGCATCCCATAGGTCTCTTCTTTGGGCAATTGCGATGTAGAAAGATAAATCCGTTTGGCCAAGGCGACGGATTTCTGCCAGACTATCAACTCCCGATAACTTTGCAATGACGTCATACGGCGCCAACGTCTCCTTTCTGCTATCCACCAACCACCGTTCACTCCTTACTTCCACATCCGGCTGGCCGATGAGCCAGAAACTCTCGTTGCCGGCGCGCTTTTTCTTCAGGTCGTCGGTCAGCAGGTCGGCGTTCATCTGGACTTTGAGGAACTGCATCCCGGCCAGTTCTGGCTTCATTTCATCAATGTCTTTGGCCGCTTCGGGATCAAACTGGAAGGCGGCGAAAACGAGCAGTTGCGGCCTGGGGACAAGATGACGGGCTTCTTCCCAGGCGCGCTCGACCTGCCGCGATTCAAGCGGGGCGTGTTCGGGGCCGAAGGAAACGGCGACGCGCAGGGGATTGTAGGCCGGGGCGTCTTCGCGGACGGAAGCGGCGCCCTCGGCGGAGGGACGGGTTTCGCCCACGGCGTGCAGGAAGCGGCAACCGGGGAGCGGCTCCAGGCGGCTAAAACGGATGTACTGCCCGGCCTTGCCGCGGATGCCGGTTTTGAGCAGCTCATCGCGCCATTCGGCCTGGCGCAGGGTTTCGCCGCTTCTCGCCGCTGTCGCGCCAAAGTGGTCAGTGAATAGTGAATCGTAGCCGGTGTGTTCTTTTCTATCCACTATCCCCAATACACTATCCACCGACTTGACCACCGGCGCAGGTACTGCCTCAACCGTAAAGGGGCCGCTGACGCGCACCCGCTTGCGGTCCACGAGCGGCTGGTCGTAGAGCGTCTCCTGCTCGGCGTGGCGGGCGATGGCTTCGTCCATCTTTTGCTGCATGGCGCGGCGGGCGGCGTGAAAAGCAGTGAATAGGGGAAAGTGGATAGTGGATAGTTGCTTGAGCATGCTCTCTTTTTCAACTGTGGGGGCTTTGATGTGCAATTGGGCAAGAAAGTCTTCCCAAGTGTAGGGAACCTCCCATTCGAGCAGTTCATTGACTTTGACCACCTGACCGCTCGGCATGGTAAAGGTGGCGCTGTCCGGCGCGGCGAAATCCACGAATTGCCCTTCGCGCCCGCCGGTGGTGACTTGGAATTTGAGCGAGTAGGGGATAGTGGGTAGTGGAGAGTGGTTAGTGGGCAGTGAACCGTCACTATCCCCTATCCACTGTCCACTCGCCACTGTCTTCAGCGCCGCGTTGAGGTCGGCCAGCGCCTGCTCAATGGC
The sequence above is drawn from the candidate division KSB1 bacterium genome and encodes:
- a CDS encoding four helix bundle protein, whose amino-acid sequence is MTSLQSYRELIVWQKSVALAKRIYLSTSQLPKEETYGMQSQMRRAAVSIPANIAEGQARQSTGEFLQFLGIARGSLAELETLLILCEALNLLDKPNVTALLSDCEEIGKLLSGLIKSLRR